From a single Streptomyces sp. 1331.2 genomic region:
- a CDS encoding pirin family protein, which produces MPAVTVDNPLTLPRVTTPDAAVTNARPVLTVVTAPEGYEGEGFPVRRAFAKINTKHLDPFIMMDQMGEVDYAAGEPKGTPWHPHRGFETVTYIIDGTFVHQDSHGGGGVITDGDTQWMTAGSGLLHIETPPESLVMSGGLFHGLQLWVNLPASDKMIAPKYQDIRGGSVKLLSTEDGGALLRVIAGELDGHQGPGATHTPITMIHASVSPGAQVTLPWRSDFNALAYGLAGKGSAGPERRPFGMGQAVLFGDGDSITIRADENQDSRSANFEVVLLGGQPIREPVAWYGPFVMNSHRELQQAMEDFQAGRLGTVPTDAH; this is translated from the coding sequence ATGCCCGCCGTGACCGTCGACAACCCGCTGACCCTCCCCCGCGTCACCACCCCGGACGCCGCCGTCACGAACGCCCGGCCGGTCCTCACCGTGGTCACCGCCCCCGAGGGCTACGAGGGCGAGGGCTTCCCCGTCCGCCGCGCCTTCGCCAAGATCAACACCAAGCACCTCGACCCGTTCATCATGATGGACCAGATGGGCGAGGTGGACTACGCGGCCGGCGAGCCCAAGGGCACCCCCTGGCACCCGCACCGCGGCTTCGAGACCGTCACCTACATCATCGACGGCACCTTCGTGCACCAGGACTCGCACGGCGGCGGCGGCGTCATCACCGACGGCGACACCCAGTGGATGACGGCCGGCTCCGGCCTGCTGCACATCGAGACCCCGCCGGAGTCGCTGGTGATGTCCGGCGGCCTCTTCCACGGCCTCCAGCTCTGGGTGAACCTGCCCGCCTCGGACAAGATGATCGCCCCGAAGTACCAGGACATCCGCGGCGGCAGCGTCAAGCTCCTCAGCACCGAGGACGGCGGCGCCCTGCTCCGGGTGATCGCCGGCGAACTCGACGGCCACCAGGGGCCCGGGGCCACCCACACCCCGATCACCATGATCCACGCTTCGGTCAGCCCCGGCGCCCAGGTCACCCTGCCCTGGCGCTCCGACTTCAACGCCCTCGCCTACGGTCTCGCGGGCAAGGGCTCGGCCGGCCCCGAGCGCCGCCCGTTCGGCATGGGCCAGGCGGTCCTGTTCGGCGACGGCGACTCGATCACCATCCGCGCCGACGAGAACCAGGACTCCCGCAGCGCCAACTTCGAGGTCGTCCTGCTCGGCGGACAGCCGATCCGCGAGCCGGTCGCCTGGTACGGACCGTTCGTGATGAACAGCCACCGCGAACTCCAGCAGGCCATGGAGGACTTCCAGGCCGGCCGCCTCGGCACCGTCCCGACCGACGCCCACTGA
- a CDS encoding acyl-CoA dehydrogenase encodes MGHYKSNLRDVEFNLFEVFGREQVYGTGPFADMDVETAKNILSEISRLAENDLAASFVDADRNPPVFDPETNTAPIPASFKKSYQTFMDAEWWRLGIPESIGGQVTPNSLIWAFAEQILGSNPAIWMYSSGPAFAGVIAEEGTEEQLEVAKRMTDRLWGSTMVLTEPDAGSDVGAGRTKAIQQEDGSWHIEGVKRFITSGEHDMSENIIHMVLARPEGGKPGTKGLGLFIVPKFDFDWETGELGERNGVYATNVEHKMGLKASNTCEMTFGAKHPAKGWLLGEKVDGIRQMFKIIEFARMMVGTKAIATLSTGYLNALEYAKERVQGADISQFLDKTAPRVTITHHPDVRRSLLTQKAYAEGMRALVLFTASTQDDMLAAKLRGERDEAAERLNDLLLPIVKGYGSEKSYEQLAQSLQTFGGSGYLQEYPIEQYIRDAKIDTLYEGTTAIQGQDFFFRKIVKDGGQALTALSEQIQKFIGSAAGGDALAAERDLLAKAAGDLEAIIGKLLADLSSVEQDVKNMYKVGLNTTRLLMVSGDVVVGWLLLRQAAVALAKLEAGASEKDVPFYQGKVAAARFFAKNVLPTVAPQRVIAEGIDNEIMELAEEAF; translated from the coding sequence ATGGGTCACTACAAGTCCAACCTGCGTGACGTGGAGTTCAACCTCTTCGAGGTGTTCGGCCGCGAGCAGGTCTACGGCACCGGACCGTTCGCGGACATGGACGTCGAGACCGCGAAGAACATCCTCAGCGAGATCTCGCGCCTCGCCGAGAACGACCTCGCAGCGTCCTTCGTCGATGCCGACCGCAACCCGCCGGTCTTCGACCCGGAGACCAACACCGCCCCGATCCCGGCGTCCTTCAAGAAGAGCTACCAGACCTTCATGGACGCCGAGTGGTGGCGCCTGGGCATCCCGGAGTCGATCGGTGGCCAGGTCACCCCGAACTCGCTGATCTGGGCCTTCGCCGAGCAGATCCTGGGCTCCAACCCGGCCATCTGGATGTACTCCTCCGGCCCGGCCTTCGCCGGCGTCATCGCCGAGGAGGGCACCGAGGAGCAGCTGGAGGTCGCCAAGCGGATGACCGACCGCCTGTGGGGCTCCACCATGGTCCTCACCGAGCCCGACGCGGGCTCCGACGTGGGCGCCGGCCGCACCAAGGCGATCCAGCAGGAGGACGGCTCCTGGCACATCGAGGGTGTGAAGCGCTTCATCACCTCGGGCGAGCACGACATGTCCGAGAACATCATCCACATGGTGCTGGCCCGCCCCGAGGGCGGTAAGCCGGGCACCAAGGGCCTGGGCCTGTTCATCGTCCCCAAGTTCGACTTCGACTGGGAGACCGGCGAGCTGGGCGAGCGCAACGGCGTCTACGCCACCAACGTCGAGCACAAGATGGGCCTCAAGGCCTCGAACACCTGCGAGATGACCTTCGGTGCCAAGCACCCGGCCAAGGGCTGGCTGCTGGGCGAGAAGGTCGACGGCATCCGCCAGATGTTCAAGATCATCGAGTTCGCCCGCATGATGGTCGGCACGAAGGCCATCGCCACCCTCTCCACCGGCTACCTGAACGCCCTGGAGTACGCCAAGGAGCGCGTGCAGGGCGCCGACATCTCGCAGTTCCTGGACAAGACCGCCCCGCGCGTCACCATCACCCACCACCCGGACGTGCGCCGCTCGCTGCTGACCCAGAAGGCCTACGCCGAGGGCATGCGCGCGCTGGTCCTGTTCACCGCGTCCACCCAGGACGACATGCTGGCCGCCAAGCTGCGCGGCGAGCGCGACGAGGCCGCCGAGCGCCTGAACGACCTGCTCCTGCCGATCGTCAAGGGCTACGGCTCGGAGAAGTCCTACGAGCAGCTCGCCCAGTCCCTGCAGACCTTCGGTGGCTCCGGCTACCTGCAGGAGTACCCGATCGAGCAGTACATCCGGGACGCCAAGATCGACACCCTGTACGAGGGCACCACCGCCATCCAGGGCCAGGACTTCTTCTTCCGCAAGATCGTCAAGGACGGCGGCCAGGCGCTCACCGCGCTGTCCGAGCAGATCCAGAAGTTCATCGGCTCCGCCGCCGGCGGCGACGCCCTGGCCGCCGAGCGCGACCTGCTCGCCAAGGCCGCCGGCGACCTGGAGGCCATCATCGGCAAGCTGCTGGCCGACCTCTCCTCGGTCGAGCAGGACGTCAAGAACATGTACAAGGTGGGCCTCAACACCACCCGCCTGCTGATGGTCTCCGGCGACGTCGTCGTCGGCTGGCTGCTGCTGCGCCAGGCCGCGGTGGCCCTGGCCAAGCTGGAGGCCGGCGCCTCCGAGAAGGACGTCCCGTTCTACCAGGGCAAGGTCGCGGCGGCCCGCTTCTTCGCCAAGAACGTCCTCCCGACCGTCGCCCCCCAGCGGGTGATCGCCGAGGGCATCGACAACGAGATCATGGAGCTGGCGGAGGAGGCCTTCTAA
- a CDS encoding amidase encodes MEEPLVRPTSLTREAAGLRAGTPGLPEYVDRLCALVERVDPLIHAFVPEPGRHGRLRAQARELAARYPAPAGRPPLYGVAVGVKDIVHVDELPTHGGSALPPGVLAGPQAAVVDRLRAAGALVAGKTVTAEFAATAPGPTRNPHHPGHTPGGSSSGSAAAVAAGLVPLAVGTQTVGSVIRPAAYCGVVGFRPTYGRIPVDGVIPNAPSLDTLGVFTADLAGAALAASVLCDDWRPVAEGPEPVLGVPDGPYLERAEPAALRAFEEQLERLAAAGLAVRRVGLFPDFAELVRQLQFVNRFELARSHADWFARFGGLYRPETVASIRVGQAVAAEDRAAALRFRERLRDRVAAAGAAAGVDLWLAPSATGGAPEGLHSTGDGAMSLPWSFLGRPALSLPAGRTREGLPLGLQVVGAAGDDERLLAQAAVLERVLTGR; translated from the coding sequence ATGGAGGAACCTCTCGTCCGACCGACGTCGTTGACCCGTGAGGCCGCCGGGCTGCGGGCCGGGACGCCCGGGCTGCCCGAGTACGTCGACCGCCTCTGCGCGCTGGTCGAGCGGGTGGACCCGCTGATCCACGCGTTCGTTCCGGAGCCCGGGCGGCACGGCCGACTGCGGGCGCAGGCACGGGAGTTGGCCGCACGGTACCCGGCGCCGGCCGGGCGGCCGCCGCTGTACGGGGTGGCGGTGGGCGTCAAGGACATCGTGCACGTGGACGAGCTGCCCACGCACGGCGGTTCGGCGCTGCCGCCCGGCGTGCTGGCCGGGCCGCAGGCCGCGGTGGTGGACCGGCTGCGGGCGGCGGGGGCGCTGGTCGCGGGCAAGACGGTGACCGCCGAGTTCGCGGCGACCGCCCCCGGCCCGACTCGCAATCCGCACCACCCGGGGCACACCCCGGGCGGCTCCAGCAGCGGTTCCGCGGCGGCGGTCGCCGCGGGGCTGGTGCCGCTGGCCGTCGGCACCCAGACCGTCGGCTCGGTGATCCGCCCGGCCGCGTACTGCGGAGTGGTGGGCTTCCGGCCGACGTACGGGCGGATCCCGGTGGACGGGGTGATCCCGAACGCGCCGAGCCTCGACACCCTGGGGGTGTTCACCGCCGACCTGGCCGGCGCGGCCCTGGCGGCCTCGGTGCTGTGCGACGACTGGCGCCCGGTGGCGGAGGGCCCGGAGCCGGTGCTGGGGGTGCCGGACGGGCCGTACCTGGAGCGGGCGGAGCCGGCCGCACTGCGCGCCTTCGAGGAGCAGCTGGAGCGGCTGGCGGCGGCCGGGCTGGCGGTGCGCCGGGTCGGGCTGTTCCCCGACTTCGCCGAGCTCGTACGGCAGTTGCAGTTCGTCAACCGTTTCGAGCTGGCCCGCAGCCACGCCGACTGGTTCGCCCGCTTCGGCGGCCTCTACCGGCCGGAGACGGTGGCGAGCATCAGGGTCGGTCAGGCCGTCGCGGCCGAGGACCGGGCGGCGGCGCTGCGGTTCCGGGAGCGGCTGCGCGACCGCGTCGCGGCGGCGGGCGCGGCGGCCGGGGTGGACCTCTGGCTCGCGCCCTCGGCGACCGGTGGGGCGCCGGAGGGCCTGCACAGCACCGGGGACGGGGCGATGTCGCTGCCGTGGAGCTTCCTCGGGCGGCCGGCGTTGAGCCTGCCGGCCGGGCGTACCCGGGAGGGGCTGCCGTTGGGGCTCCAGGTGGTCGGTGCGGCGGGCGACGACGAGCGCCTGCTGGCCCAGGCCGCTGTGCTGGAGCGGGTATTGACCGGACGTTAG
- a CDS encoding SseB family protein, whose translation MYGYDQNAYPGDPYQQQAGPQPGMNGMPGPDAYGAQPQGDQQSLYPEPSPPSLADAVRAFTTGSMAVEDFQAIFITSKVHCPRGDRPGFLALHNTPTPVIPMFSSLKELRRYAGKDSKHFTVTGAEVLDLLPTGYGFALDMEGEHRMVFDAKAVEQMVDFTMRRMYG comes from the coding sequence GTGTACGGATATGACCAGAACGCATACCCGGGCGACCCCTACCAGCAGCAGGCGGGACCGCAGCCGGGCATGAACGGCATGCCCGGACCCGACGCCTACGGCGCGCAGCCGCAGGGCGACCAGCAGTCGCTCTACCCGGAGCCGTCCCCGCCCTCGCTGGCGGACGCCGTTCGCGCCTTCACCACCGGCTCGATGGCGGTCGAGGACTTCCAGGCGATCTTCATCACCTCGAAGGTGCACTGCCCGCGCGGCGACCGCCCCGGCTTCCTCGCGCTGCACAACACCCCGACGCCGGTGATCCCGATGTTCAGCTCCCTGAAGGAGCTGCGCCGCTACGCCGGCAAGGACTCCAAGCACTTCACCGTCACCGGCGCCGAGGTCCTGGACCTGCTGCCGACCGGCTACGGCTTCGCGCTGGACATGGAGGGCGAGCACCGGATGGTGTTCGACGCCAAGGCCGTCGAGCAGATGGTCGACTTCACCATGCGCCGGATGTATGGCTGA
- a CDS encoding GNAT family N-acetyltransferase: MRPDLTAVPLRSERLDLLPIAPEHAEELAAALADPALHAFTGGRPATVEEMRARCARLAAGSPDPAEAWGNWVLRLRADGALTGYVQATIRPALAELAWVVGTPWQGRGLATEAARTLLAHLTAAGTPTAVAHIHPDHHASAAIARALGLHPTADQNDGETRWQADLSR, translated from the coding sequence ATGCGCCCCGACCTCACCGCCGTCCCGCTGCGCAGCGAGCGCCTCGACCTGCTGCCGATCGCCCCCGAGCACGCCGAGGAGCTGGCGGCAGCGCTCGCCGACCCGGCCCTGCACGCCTTCACCGGCGGCCGCCCCGCCACCGTCGAGGAGATGCGCGCCCGCTGCGCCCGGCTCGCCGCCGGCTCCCCCGACCCGGCCGAGGCCTGGGGCAACTGGGTCCTGCGGCTGCGCGCCGACGGCGCCCTCACCGGCTACGTCCAGGCCACGATCCGCCCCGCCCTGGCCGAACTCGCCTGGGTGGTCGGCACCCCCTGGCAGGGCCGCGGCCTGGCCACCGAGGCCGCCCGCACCCTCCTCGCCCACCTCACCGCCGCCGGCACCCCCACCGCCGTCGCCCACATCCACCCCGACCACCACGCCTCCGCCGCCATCGCCCGCGCCCTCGGCCTCCACCCCACCGCCGACCAGAACGACGGCGAAACCCGCTGGCAGGCTGACCTCAGCCGGTGA
- a CDS encoding TIGR03086 family metal-binding protein, which translates to MDLIELHARSLKLAGEVVDTVRPEQLDLATPCADWTLRQLLEHELGQRHGFAAAARGAGPDLALFAPAPLGTDPVGALGRAGAELTDAFREAAGAGRALWLPEIRDGGPFPLDRAVGFHLLDTLVHGWDVATALGDPAGIGAAVERDEALIATLVAVAEAVPDTPEARAPGRAFRPGVRSDAVAGRFARVLALLGRDPAWT; encoded by the coding sequence ATGGACCTCATCGAACTGCACGCACGCTCACTGAAGTTGGCGGGCGAGGTGGTGGACACCGTCCGGCCGGAGCAGCTGGACCTGGCGACCCCGTGCGCGGACTGGACGCTGCGGCAGCTGCTGGAGCACGAACTCGGGCAGCGTCACGGCTTCGCGGCGGCCGCCCGCGGGGCCGGACCGGACCTCGCGCTGTTCGCGCCTGCCCCGCTCGGCACGGACCCGGTCGGCGCCCTCGGCCGGGCCGGCGCCGAACTCACCGACGCGTTCCGGGAGGCGGCCGGGGCGGGTCGGGCGCTGTGGCTGCCGGAGATCCGCGACGGCGGCCCCTTCCCGCTCGACCGCGCGGTCGGCTTCCACCTGCTCGACACCCTGGTGCACGGCTGGGACGTCGCCACCGCGCTCGGCGACCCGGCGGGCATCGGCGCGGCCGTGGAGCGCGACGAGGCACTGATCGCCACGCTGGTGGCGGTGGCCGAGGCCGTCCCGGACACGCCGGAGGCCCGGGCTCCCGGCAGGGCCTTCCGCCCGGGCGTGCGGTCGGACGCCGTCGCGGGCCGGTTCGCGCGCGTCCTGGCGCTGCTCGGCCGCGACCCGGCCTGGACGTAG
- a CDS encoding M18 family aminopeptidase, which produces MSTAARQAFFDRTHSDDLIAFLGTSPSPYHAVASAAERLEKAGFRQVAETDAWDGSAGGRYLIRGGALIAWYLPEGAGPETPFRIVGTHTDSPNLRVKPLPDTGSAGWRQVAVEIYGGVPLNTWLDRDLGISGRLALKDGTVRLVQLDEPLLRVPQLAIHLDRQVNEGMKLDKQRHLTPIWGLGPVDEGALISYVAERAGVAAADVVGWDLMTHDVQPASYLGRDRELLAGPRLDNLLSVHAATAALAAVATADGAAELPYIPVLAAFDHEETGSESDTGAQSPLLGNVLDRSIHSRGGTPEDRARALAGTVCLSSDMGHAVHPNYSERHEPGHHPMPNGGPILKVNVNNRYATDGVGRAVFAAACEKAGVPWQSFVSNNAMPCGTTIGPITAARLGIKTVDCGIAALSMHSARELCGAEDPYLLASAIKAFLEG; this is translated from the coding sequence ATGTCGACCGCCGCCCGCCAGGCATTCTTCGACCGGACGCACAGCGACGATCTGATCGCGTTCCTCGGCACCTCGCCGTCCCCGTACCACGCGGTCGCGAGCGCCGCGGAGCGGCTGGAGAAGGCGGGCTTCCGGCAGGTCGCCGAGACGGACGCCTGGGACGGCTCCGCCGGCGGGCGCTACCTGATCCGCGGCGGTGCGCTGATCGCCTGGTACCTGCCGGAGGGTGCGGGCCCGGAGACCCCGTTCCGGATCGTCGGCACCCACACCGACTCGCCCAACCTGCGCGTCAAGCCGCTGCCGGACACCGGCTCGGCGGGCTGGCGGCAGGTCGCGGTGGAGATCTACGGCGGCGTCCCGCTGAACACCTGGCTGGACCGCGACCTCGGCATCTCCGGCAGACTCGCGCTCAAGGACGGCACCGTCCGCCTGGTCCAGCTGGACGAGCCGCTGCTGCGCGTGCCGCAGCTCGCCATCCACCTGGACCGCCAGGTCAACGAGGGCATGAAGCTCGACAAGCAGCGCCACCTCACCCCGATCTGGGGCCTCGGCCCGGTCGACGAGGGCGCGCTGATCTCCTACGTCGCCGAGCGGGCCGGGGTGGCCGCCGCCGACGTGGTCGGCTGGGACCTCATGACGCACGACGTCCAGCCCGCCTCCTACCTGGGCCGGGACCGCGAGCTGCTGGCCGGCCCGCGCCTGGACAACCTGCTCTCGGTGCACGCGGCCACCGCCGCGCTCGCCGCCGTCGCCACCGCCGACGGTGCCGCCGAGCTGCCGTACATCCCGGTGCTGGCCGCCTTCGACCACGAGGAGACCGGCAGCGAGTCCGACACCGGCGCGCAGAGCCCGCTGCTCGGCAACGTCCTGGACCGTTCGATCCACTCGCGCGGCGGCACCCCGGAGGACCGCGCCCGGGCGCTCGCCGGCACCGTCTGCCTCTCCTCGGACATGGGCCACGCCGTCCACCCGAACTACAGCGAGCGGCACGAGCCGGGGCACCACCCGATGCCGAACGGCGGGCCGATCCTCAAGGTCAACGTCAACAACCGCTACGCGACCGACGGTGTCGGCCGGGCGGTGTTCGCGGCCGCCTGCGAGAAGGCGGGGGTGCCGTGGCAGTCCTTCGTCTCCAACAACGCGATGCCCTGCGGTACGACGATCGGCCCGATCACGGCGGCGCGGCTGGGCATCAAGACGGTGGACTGCGGCATCGCGGCGCTGTCCATGCACTCGGCGCGCGAGCTGTGCGGCGCGGAGGACCCGTACCTGCTGGCGAGCGCGATCAAGGCCTTCCTGGAGGGCTGA
- a CDS encoding NHL domain-containing thioredoxin family protein codes for MASRARVRAPQLVGAGGWLNTGGKELTLADFRGKITILDFWTFCCINCLHVLDELRELEEKHRDTVVIVGVHSPKFVHEADHQAVVDAVDRYEVHHPVLDDPELATWKQYAVRAWPTLVVIDPEGYVVAQHAGEGHAHAIARLVEELEAEHAAKGTLRRGDGPYVAPEPTAGDLKFPGKAVRLPNGHFLVADSGHHSLVELAEDGETVVRRIGDGQRGLVDGTSPRFSEPQGLALLPEGSAYDVVVADTVNHALRGLRLADGSVTTLAGTGRQWWQGSATEGPAREVDLSSPWDVAWFDGRVWIAMAGVHQLWAYDPATGTVGVAAGTTNEGLVDGPAAEAWFAQPSGLAVSADGGKLWVADSETSALRLVSRETGRVETAVGTGLFDFGHRDGAADQALLQHPLGVTVLPDGSVAVSDTYNHALRRYDPATGEVSTLATDLREPSGAVLVDGDIVVVESARHRLTRLRLPEEAVRVDAVAHRTQRAATEVAPGAFRLDVVFSAPSGQKLDERYGPSTRLLVSSTPPELLVSGAGADSDLSRELVLSDEVTEGVLHVSAMAASCDDAPEIEFPACHVHQQDWGVPVKLVADGARRLPLVLAGME; via the coding sequence ATGGCATCTCGTGCACGCGTACGCGCCCCCCAACTGGTCGGGGCTGGCGGTTGGCTGAACACCGGCGGCAAGGAGCTCACGCTCGCCGACTTCCGGGGCAAGATCACCATCCTGGACTTCTGGACCTTCTGCTGCATCAACTGTCTGCACGTCCTGGACGAGCTGCGGGAGCTGGAGGAGAAGCACCGCGACACCGTGGTGATCGTCGGGGTGCATTCGCCGAAGTTCGTGCACGAGGCCGACCACCAGGCCGTGGTGGACGCCGTCGACCGGTACGAGGTGCACCACCCGGTGCTGGACGACCCGGAGCTGGCCACCTGGAAGCAGTACGCCGTCCGGGCCTGGCCGACGCTGGTGGTGATCGACCCGGAGGGTTACGTCGTCGCCCAGCACGCCGGTGAGGGCCACGCCCATGCGATCGCCCGGCTGGTCGAGGAGCTGGAGGCCGAGCACGCCGCGAAGGGCACGCTGCGCCGCGGCGACGGCCCGTACGTGGCGCCCGAGCCGACCGCGGGGGACCTGAAGTTCCCCGGCAAGGCGGTCCGGCTGCCGAACGGCCACTTCCTGGTCGCGGACTCCGGTCACCACTCGCTGGTCGAGCTGGCCGAGGACGGCGAGACGGTGGTGCGCCGGATCGGTGACGGGCAGCGCGGCCTGGTGGACGGCACCAGCCCCCGGTTCAGTGAGCCGCAGGGCCTGGCGCTGCTGCCGGAGGGCTCGGCGTACGACGTGGTCGTCGCCGACACCGTCAACCACGCCCTGCGCGGCCTGCGGCTGGCCGACGGCAGCGTCACCACGCTGGCCGGCACGGGCCGCCAGTGGTGGCAGGGCTCGGCCACCGAGGGCCCGGCCCGCGAGGTGGACCTGTCCTCGCCGTGGGACGTCGCCTGGTTCGACGGCCGGGTGTGGATCGCGATGGCGGGCGTGCACCAGCTGTGGGCGTACGACCCGGCCACCGGCACGGTCGGCGTCGCGGCGGGCACCACCAACGAGGGCCTGGTGGACGGGCCCGCCGCCGAGGCCTGGTTCGCCCAGCCCTCCGGCCTCGCGGTCTCGGCGGACGGCGGGAAGCTCTGGGTCGCCGACTCCGAGACCTCCGCGCTGCGCCTGGTTTCACGTGAAACAGGGAGGGTCGAAACCGCCGTCGGCACCGGCCTGTTCGACTTCGGCCACCGCGACGGCGCCGCCGACCAGGCCCTGCTCCAGCACCCGCTGGGCGTCACCGTGCTGCCGGACGGCTCGGTGGCCGTCAGCGACACCTACAACCACGCGCTGCGCCGCTACGACCCGGCGACCGGCGAGGTCAGCACGCTGGCCACCGACCTGCGCGAGCCCTCCGGGGCGGTGCTGGTGGACGGCGACATCGTGGTGGTCGAGTCGGCCCGGCACCGGCTGACCAGGCTGCGGCTGCCGGAGGAGGCGGTGCGGGTCGACGCGGTGGCGCACCGCACCCAGCGCGCGGCCACCGAGGTCGCGCCGGGCGCCTTCCGGCTGGACGTGGTCTTCTCGGCGCCGAGCGGCCAGAAGCTGGACGAGCGCTACGGGCCGTCCACGCGGCTGCTGGTCAGCTCGACCCCGCCCGAGCTGTTGGTCTCCGGCGCGGGCGCGGACAGCGACCTCTCGCGCGAGCTGGTGCTCTCCGACGAGGTCACCGAGGGCGTGCTGCACGTCTCGGCGATGGCCGCCTCCTGCGACGACGCCCCGGAGATCGAGTTCCCGGCCTGCCACGTCCACCAGCAGGACTGGGGCGTGCCGGTGAAGCTGGTCGCCGACGGCGCCCGCCGCCTCCCGCTGGTGCTGGCCGGGATGGAGTAG
- a CDS encoding DUF3631 domain-containing protein: protein MGLQGPRQPIGQRDLPDLAALRQREHHRLGHEAHLSTYRHHVAAEVGAVDGECEDVMPVSDRAADTWEPLAIVADLAGGHWPATARAACAAMCAHEAGLDDDGDGAKIRILQDIRTVFGTLGDPPALATATLLAQLRALEEAPWAEFGVSGLTARGLQLLLKDFGVSSSNIRFPDSRQAKGFVRNDFLDPWRRYCPEPAPPQAEGDSAA from the coding sequence GTGGGCCTTCAAGGCCCTCGCCAGCCCATCGGGCAGCGGGACCTGCCGGACCTTGCCGCCCTTCGGCAGCGCGAACACCATCGTCTTGGCCACGAAGCGCACCTGTCGACGTACCGTCACCATGTGGCGGCGGAAGTCGGTGCCGTCGACGGAGAGTGCGAAGACGTCATGCCGGTGAGCGACCGCGCTGCCGACACGTGGGAACCGCTGGCGATCGTCGCCGACCTGGCCGGCGGACACTGGCCTGCCACCGCACGCGCCGCGTGCGCGGCGATGTGCGCCCACGAGGCCGGTCTGGACGACGACGGGGACGGCGCCAAGATCCGGATCCTGCAGGACATCCGGACCGTGTTCGGCACCCTCGGCGATCCGCCCGCGCTCGCCACCGCCACACTCCTCGCCCAGCTGAGGGCGCTGGAGGAGGCGCCATGGGCGGAGTTCGGCGTCAGTGGTCTGACCGCCCGCGGACTGCAGCTCCTGCTCAAGGACTTCGGCGTCTCCTCGTCCAACATCCGCTTCCCCGACTCCCGGCAGGCCAAGGGCTTCGTCCGGAACGACTTCCTCGACCCGTGGCGTCGCTACTGCCCCGAGCCCGCACCGCCGCAGGCCGAAGGCGACAGCGCGGCCTGA
- a CDS encoding protein phosphatase 2C domain-containing protein — protein MQLQLAGEARRPDRESEDFAVASPEALVLLDGASSPAGLESGCRHGTAWYVRRLGVHLLARLTDRSDRSIAECLADAIVETAALHGGRCDLAHANTPAAMVVAARRHGESLEYLVLGDSLLVLEFKDGPPKVIGDNQRFPGGEELRRQVWATVPGSAERAALHLEYALAVRAARNRGAGPWIAAASPRAAEHAETGFVRLNRLHALAALTDGASRYTERFGLGSWGDVLRLLAESGPAELIAQVRAVERADATCERWPRGKTHDDASALYALV, from the coding sequence ATGCAGCTACAGCTCGCAGGGGAAGCACGGCGGCCCGACCGCGAGAGCGAGGACTTCGCGGTGGCCTCGCCGGAGGCGCTGGTCCTGCTGGACGGCGCGAGTTCGCCGGCCGGCCTGGAGTCCGGGTGCCGGCACGGAACGGCTTGGTACGTACGGCGGTTGGGCGTGCACCTGCTCGCCCGGCTCACCGACCGGTCGGATCGCTCGATCGCCGAGTGCCTGGCCGACGCCATCGTGGAGACGGCCGCGCTGCACGGCGGCCGCTGCGACCTGGCCCACGCCAACACGCCCGCCGCGATGGTGGTCGCGGCCCGGCGGCACGGCGAGTCGCTGGAGTACCTGGTGCTCGGCGACTCGCTGCTGGTGCTGGAGTTCAAGGACGGCCCGCCGAAGGTCATCGGGGACAACCAGCGCTTCCCCGGCGGGGAGGAGCTGCGCCGCCAGGTGTGGGCGACCGTGCCCGGCTCGGCCGAGCGGGCGGCGCTGCACCTGGAGTACGCGCTGGCCGTCCGCGCCGCCCGCAACCGGGGCGCCGGGCCGTGGATCGCCGCCGCCAGCCCGCGCGCCGCCGAGCACGCCGAGACCGGCTTCGTCCGGCTGAACCGGCTGCACGCGCTGGCCGCCCTCACCGACGGCGCCTCGCGCTACACCGAGCGCTTCGGGCTGGGCAGTTGGGGCGACGTGCTGCGGCTGCTGGCGGAGTCGGGCCCGGCCGAACTGATCGCCCAGGTGCGGGCCGTGGAGCGGGCGGACGCCACCTGCGAGCGCTGGCCGCGGGGCAAGACGCACGACGACGCCTCGGCCCTCTACGCGCTGGTCTGA